One window of the Pedobacter ginsengisoli genome contains the following:
- a CDS encoding alpha-ketoglutarate-dependent dioxygenase AlkB, producing the protein MIFSPGKRPVIVLVSFGLVRCFDIRSKRDHREKYSIRLESGGLMIMKGDLQVDWELK; encoded by the coding sequence ATGATCTTCTCACCAGGTAAACGACCGGTGATTGTTTTGGTAAGTTTTGGGCTGGTGAGGTGTTTTGATATCCGCAGTAAGCGAGATCACAGAGAGAAATATTCGATCCGTTTAGAAAGTGGTGGGCTGATGATCATGAAGGGTGATTTGCAGGTGGACTGGGAGTTAAAATAA